The Paenibacillus thermoaerophilus genome includes a region encoding these proteins:
- a CDS encoding serine hydrolase, translating into MKNEQAQRIIAEHFSKKVRKDPKICNAYLLVHSDKLGVHLNIAEGSADHAVNANQPYFIASIGKLFTSVLIGILVEKAMISYEDPLHPYIDPDLLHNLHIYKGKDYTKIRVNEFQNDPRLDAQKISCMGKCRFNRNVYVLSSGPGRLLDRQFKSLRFL; encoded by the coding sequence ATGAAGAACGAACAAGCGCAACGAATCATTGCGGAGCATTTTAGCAAAAAAGTACGGAAAGACCCTAAAATATGCAACGCCTATTTGCTCGTGCATTCCGACAAGCTCGGCGTCCACTTGAATATAGCCGAAGGCTCGGCGGACCATGCGGTAAACGCCAATCAACCTTATTTTATTGCAAGTATCGGCAAGCTCTTTACATCGGTTCTGATCGGCATTCTCGTTGAAAAGGCAATGATTTCTTATGAAGATCCCCTCCATCCTTATATTGATCCTGACTTATTGCACAACTTGCATATTTACAAAGGGAAGGATTACACAAAGATACGGGTTAATGAATTTCAAAACGATCCCCGTCTTGATGCCCAAAAAATATCATGTATGGGGAAATGCCGGTTCAACCGGAACGTTTATGTTTTATCATCCGGCCCTGGACGCTTACTTGATCGGCAGTTTAAATCACTTCGGTTCCTATAG
- a CDS encoding TetR/AcrR family transcriptional regulator: MTLIPPKVKFSKEAIIAAAFEIARTEGMDHITIRKVAEKMGSSIAPIYVNFKDVDELKQAVLLKIRDVSRQMLMTQYDPDPFLNIGIASLKFAREHPVLFKDLIMNNSRYIKEVQPPIGHILEQMKQAPELDGFNDEERMGILFKMQVFQLGLSVMDVTGMLPEHFNEERMIRLLESTGNDVIAAARLRKNGDLTK; this comes from the coding sequence GTGACGCTTATCCCGCCCAAAGTCAAATTTTCAAAGGAAGCCATCATTGCCGCCGCTTTTGAAATCGCGAGAACAGAGGGTATGGACCATATCACGATCCGAAAAGTTGCGGAGAAAATGGGAAGCTCGATTGCCCCCATTTATGTGAACTTTAAAGATGTCGATGAGCTGAAACAGGCCGTTCTCCTTAAAATCCGCGATGTTTCCCGGCAAATGTTAATGACGCAATACGACCCGGATCCGTTTCTGAATATCGGCATTGCCAGTCTGAAATTTGCCAGGGAGCATCCTGTGCTGTTTAAAGACTTGATCATGAACAACAGCCGTTACATCAAAGAGGTTCAGCCCCCCATCGGCCACATACTTGAACAAATGAAACAGGCTCCGGAGCTTGATGGTTTCAACGATGAAGAACGGATGGGAATTTTGTTCAAAATGCAAGTTTTTCAATTAGGACTCTCCGTTATGGACGTGACCGGCATGCTTCCGGAACATTTTAACGAAGAGAGGATGATCAGGCTTCTGGAAAGTACGGGCAACGATGTAATTGCTGCCGCCCGTTTGCGTAAGAATGGGGACTTGACCAAATAA